The proteins below are encoded in one region of Streptomyces marianii:
- the uvrB gene encoding excinuclease ABC subunit UvrB, with amino-acid sequence MRPVTEIERTMAPFEVVSPYQPSGDQPAAIAELDRRVRAGEKDVVLLGATGTGKSATTAWMIEKLQRPTLVMAPNKTLAAQLANEFRELLPNNAVEYFVSYYDYYQPEAYVPQSDTYIEKDSSINEEVERLRHSATNSLLTRRDVVVVASVSCIYGLGTPQEYVDRMVPLRVGDEIDRDQLLRRFVDIQYARNDLAFTRGTFRVRGDTIEIFPVYEELAVRIEMFGDEIEALSTLHPITGEVISDDRELYVFPASHYVAGPERMEKAITGIERELEERLAELEKQGKLLEAQRLRMRTTYDIEMLRQIGTCSGVENYSMHFDGRLPGSAPNTLLDYFPEDFLLVIDESHVTVPQIGAMYEGDASRKRTLVDHGFRLPSALDNRPLKWEEFQERIGQTVYLSATPGAYELSRADGSVEQIIRPTGLVDPEIVVKPTEGQIDDLVHEIRTRTEKDERVLVTTLTKKMAEDLTDYFLELGVRVRYLHSDVDTLRRIELLRELRAGEYDVLVGINLLREGLDLPEVSLVAILDADKEGFLRSGTSLIQTIGRAARNVSGQVHMYADKITPAMEKAIEETNRRRAKQIAYNEANGIDPQPLRKKINDIVATIAREEVDTEQLLGTGYRQGKDGKGAKAPVPSLAAHAVKGADAKGAKAGKGAVTSDRPAAELAGIIEEMTDRMRAAAAELQFEVAARLRDEVGELKKELRQMKEAGIA; translated from the coding sequence ATGCGGCCCGTTACCGAGATCGAACGCACGATGGCGCCCTTCGAGGTCGTCAGTCCCTACCAGCCCAGCGGCGACCAGCCCGCGGCCATCGCCGAGCTCGACCGGCGCGTCCGCGCGGGTGAGAAGGACGTGGTGCTGCTCGGTGCGACCGGCACCGGCAAGTCGGCCACCACGGCCTGGATGATCGAGAAGCTCCAGCGCCCGACCCTCGTGATGGCGCCGAACAAGACCCTGGCCGCCCAGCTGGCGAACGAGTTCCGCGAGCTCCTGCCGAACAACGCGGTCGAGTACTTCGTCTCGTACTACGACTACTACCAGCCCGAGGCGTACGTCCCGCAGTCCGACACCTACATCGAGAAGGACTCCTCGATCAACGAGGAGGTGGAGCGGCTGCGCCACTCCGCGACGAACTCCCTGCTCACCCGCAGGGACGTCGTGGTGGTCGCCTCCGTCTCGTGCATCTACGGCCTCGGCACCCCGCAGGAGTACGTGGACCGCATGGTGCCGCTGCGGGTCGGCGACGAGATCGACCGCGACCAGCTGCTGCGCCGCTTCGTGGACATCCAGTACGCGCGCAACGACCTCGCCTTCACCCGTGGCACCTTCCGGGTCCGCGGCGACACCATCGAGATCTTCCCGGTGTACGAGGAGCTCGCCGTCCGGATCGAGATGTTCGGCGACGAGATCGAGGCGCTCTCCACGCTCCACCCGATCACGGGCGAGGTGATCAGCGACGACCGCGAGCTGTACGTCTTCCCGGCCAGCCACTACGTCGCCGGCCCGGAGCGCATGGAGAAGGCGATCACCGGCATCGAGCGGGAGCTCGAGGAGCGCCTCGCGGAGCTTGAGAAGCAGGGCAAGCTCCTGGAGGCCCAGCGGCTGCGCATGCGCACCACGTACGACATCGAGATGCTGCGCCAGATCGGCACCTGCTCCGGTGTGGAGAACTACTCGATGCACTTCGACGGCCGCCTCCCGGGCAGTGCGCCGAACACCCTTCTCGACTACTTTCCGGAGGACTTCCTCCTGGTCATCGACGAGTCCCACGTCACGGTCCCGCAGATCGGCGCCATGTACGAAGGCGACGCCTCCCGCAAGCGCACCCTCGTGGACCACGGCTTCCGGCTGCCCTCCGCGCTCGACAACCGGCCGCTGAAGTGGGAGGAGTTCCAGGAGCGGATCGGGCAGACCGTCTATCTGTCGGCGACCCCGGGCGCGTACGAACTCTCCCGCGCCGACGGCTCGGTCGAGCAGATCATCCGCCCCACCGGCCTCGTCGACCCGGAGATCGTCGTCAAGCCCACCGAGGGCCAGATCGACGACCTCGTGCACGAGATCCGCACGCGCACCGAGAAGGACGAGCGCGTCCTCGTCACCACACTCACCAAGAAGATGGCCGAGGACCTGACGGACTACTTCCTGGAGCTCGGCGTCCGGGTCCGCTACCTGCACAGCGACGTGGACACGCTCCGCCGGATCGAGCTGCTGCGCGAACTGCGCGCCGGTGAGTACGACGTCCTGGTCGGCATCAACCTCCTCCGGGAGGGCCTCGACCTCCCCGAGGTGTCGCTGGTGGCGATCCTCGACGCCGACAAGGAGGGTTTCCTGCGCTCCGGCACCTCGTTGATCCAGACCATCGGCCGCGCGGCGCGCAACGTGTCCGGACAGGTCCACATGTACGCCGACAAGATCACTCCGGCGATGGAGAAGGCGATCGAGGAGACCAACCGGCGCCGGGCCAAGCAGATCGCGTACAACGAGGCGAACGGCATCGACCCGCAGCCGCTCCGCAAGAAGATCAACGACATCGTCGCCACCATCGCCCGCGAGGAGGTCGACACCGAGCAGCTCCTCGGCACCGGCTATCGGCAGGGCAAGGACGGCAAGGGAGCCAAGGCCCCTGTTCCGTCCCTGGCCGCGCACGCCGTCAAAGGCGCCGACGCAAAGGGCGCCAAGGCGGGCAAGGGCGCGGTCACGAGCGACCGGCCGGCCGCCGAACTGGCGGGGATCATCGAGGAGATGACGGACCGGATGCGAGCCGCGGCGGCGGAGCTCCAGTTCGAGGTGGCCGCGCGGTTGCGGGACGAGGTGGGCGAACTGAAGAAGGAGCTGCGGCAGATGAAGGAGGCCGGTATCGCCTGA
- a CDS encoding TerD family protein produces the protein MERGQRVVDVSKGNAPGGPGVNLTKGQAISLEKKGGGTLTAVRMGLGWQAAPRRGLFGSRTREIDLDASAVLFADKQPVDVVFFRHLVSDDGSVRHTGDNLVGGAGQGGDDEAILVDLQRVPVHIDQIVFTVNSFTGQTFQEVQNAFCRIVDETNGQELARYTLDGGGQYTAQIMAKVHRAGSGWQMTALGNPANGRTFQDLMPSIVPHL, from the coding sequence ATGGAGAGGGGACAGCGCGTGGTGGACGTATCCAAGGGCAATGCGCCCGGGGGTCCCGGAGTCAATCTGACCAAGGGACAGGCCATCAGCCTGGAGAAGAAGGGCGGCGGCACCCTCACCGCGGTGCGGATGGGCCTCGGCTGGCAGGCGGCCCCCCGCCGGGGACTGTTCGGGTCGCGCACCCGGGAGATCGACCTGGACGCCTCGGCGGTGCTCTTCGCCGACAAGCAGCCGGTGGACGTGGTCTTCTTCCGGCACCTCGTGAGCGACGACGGCTCGGTCCGCCACACCGGCGACAACCTGGTCGGCGGCGCCGGCCAGGGCGGCGACGACGAGGCGATCCTCGTCGACCTGCAGCGGGTGCCGGTGCACATCGACCAGATCGTGTTCACCGTCAACTCCTTCACGGGCCAGACCTTCCAGGAAGTGCAGAACGCGTTCTGCCGCATCGTGGACGAGACCAACGGCCAGGAGCTCGCCCGCTACACGCTGGACGGCGGCGGTCAGTACACCGCCCAGATCATGGCCAAGGTGCACCGCGCCGGCTCGGGCTGGCAGATGACCGCCCTGGGCAACCCGGCCAACGGCCGTACGTTCCAGGACCTGATGCCGTCGATCGTGCCGCACCTGTAG
- a CDS encoding TerD family protein: protein MTAELVRGQNHPLPHTRLEIRVSAGKPVVAAAALSDEDGRVPGTEWVAHPSQPALPGVEVSRQATADHLLAVDLNAVPASAHRVTVLLALPMGPGRPVRFGAVAAPFVSVGSPGGDEIASYTVTGLDTESAVVALELYRRQGAWKVRAVGQGYAGGLAACLTDQGLDRAGELAAVVHEAVAPGLSRTLGTPPPRTTEVRHSAAAAAAAGDTGPSPDPGPPSGAGAGTQPSGRATPQPPAQTHGGPVNYSHPRRQSAAPPSPPPAVPHAEPGRPPVPVAGDATGWSMEERLYNQVWGMFEDLARATAAYRGAVDFADSRLDQELDRALSDPRSRIAGGDSARGTARAKHDELTGRAREALDRDLAQLAAESEAVEPALPPAFARWDSPVWHGYRVPMEIPMALRLGELHLPERPELRIPMLVRLPLERGLWVDSGRATSEAAVTLDEVRLRALAVDTAVAHAARLLAVYPAGEFTVHVIDPAGSAARSLAPLVRSGVLDGPPAAGAEGVSTVLAKLTQRVDLVQMAVRGGAADALPPDLDTAQQLLIVNDFPHGFDDRAVTQLRYLADEGPAVGVHLLMVADREDASAYGPVLDPLWRSLLRITPVPDDHLADPWVQHAWTYEPPSVPEGSDVLGLVLAKVAEARRTWRR, encoded by the coding sequence ATGACGGCCGAGCTGGTCAGGGGACAGAACCATCCCTTGCCCCACACCCGACTGGAGATCCGGGTGTCGGCCGGCAAGCCGGTCGTGGCCGCCGCCGCGTTGAGCGACGAGGACGGCCGGGTTCCGGGGACCGAGTGGGTCGCCCACCCCTCACAGCCGGCCCTGCCCGGCGTCGAGGTCTCCCGCCAGGCCACCGCGGACCATCTGCTGGCCGTCGATCTGAACGCCGTACCCGCCTCCGCCCACCGGGTGACGGTGCTGCTGGCGCTGCCCATGGGGCCGGGGCGCCCCGTACGCTTCGGGGCCGTCGCCGCCCCGTTCGTCTCCGTCGGCTCCCCGGGCGGCGACGAGATCGCGAGCTACACCGTCACCGGCCTGGACACCGAGTCCGCCGTCGTAGCCCTGGAGCTGTACCGCCGCCAGGGGGCCTGGAAGGTCCGCGCCGTCGGCCAGGGTTATGCGGGCGGTCTTGCCGCATGTCTCACCGACCAGGGCCTCGACCGCGCCGGCGAACTCGCCGCGGTCGTCCACGAGGCCGTCGCCCCCGGCCTCTCGCGCACCCTCGGCACGCCGCCGCCCCGGACGACGGAGGTGCGGCACAGCGCGGCTGCGGCCGCCGCTGCGGGCGACACCGGCCCCTCTCCCGACCCCGGCCCGCCATCGGGCGCGGGTGCGGGTACACAGCCCTCGGGCCGGGCGACTCCGCAGCCGCCGGCCCAGACGCACGGCGGTCCCGTCAACTACTCGCACCCGCGCAGGCAGTCCGCCGCGCCGCCGTCTCCGCCCCCGGCGGTGCCGCACGCCGAGCCCGGGCGGCCGCCGGTTCCCGTCGCGGGTGACGCCACCGGCTGGTCCATGGAGGAGCGGCTGTACAACCAGGTCTGGGGCATGTTCGAGGACCTGGCCCGGGCGACGGCCGCCTACCGCGGCGCGGTGGACTTCGCCGACTCACGGCTCGACCAGGAGCTCGACCGCGCCCTGTCCGATCCGCGCAGCCGGATAGCCGGCGGCGACAGCGCACGTGGGACGGCCCGTGCCAAGCACGACGAGCTGACGGGGCGCGCCCGCGAGGCCCTCGACCGCGACCTGGCCCAGCTGGCCGCGGAGTCCGAAGCCGTCGAGCCCGCCCTGCCGCCGGCGTTCGCCCGCTGGGACAGCCCGGTCTGGCACGGCTACCGCGTCCCGATGGAGATCCCCATGGCCCTCCGCCTCGGCGAACTCCACCTGCCCGAGCGGCCCGAGCTCAGGATCCCGATGCTGGTCCGGCTGCCGCTGGAGCGCGGACTGTGGGTGGACAGCGGCCGGGCCACGTCGGAGGCCGCCGTGACGCTGGACGAAGTGCGGTTGCGCGCGCTCGCCGTGGACACCGCGGTCGCCCACGCGGCCCGGCTGCTCGCGGTCTATCCGGCCGGGGAGTTCACCGTGCACGTCATCGACCCCGCGGGTTCGGCGGCGCGTTCGCTGGCCCCGCTGGTGCGGTCGGGCGTGCTGGACGGGCCGCCGGCGGCCGGGGCCGAGGGCGTCTCCACGGTGCTGGCGAAGCTCACGCAGCGTGTGGACCTGGTGCAGATGGCCGTGCGCGGGGGCGCGGCCGACGCACTGCCGCCGGACCTGGACACCGCCCAGCAACTGCTGATCGTCAACGACTTCCCGCACGGTTTCGACGACCGCGCCGTCACACAGCTTCGCTACCTCGCCGACGAGGGGCCCGCGGTCGGCGTCCATCTGCTGATGGTCGCCGACCGGGAGGACGCCTCCGCGTACGGGCCGGTGCTCGACCCGCTGTGGCGCTCGCTGCTGCGGATCACCCCGGTCCCGGACGACCACCTGGCCGATCCATGGGTCCAGCACGCCTGGACGTACGAGCCTCCGTCGGTGCCCGAGGGCAGCGATGTGCTCGGGCTGGTGCTGGCGAAGGTCGCGGAGGCTCGGCGCACCTGGCGGCGCTGA
- a CDS encoding TerC family protein has translation MDVSLTMWLVTILGLSALIAVDFFIGRKPHDVSIKEAGIWTIVWIVLAVIFGVGLLMAGESQASGEFFAGYITEKSLSVDNLFVFVLIMAKFAVPSQLQQRVLMFGVLIALVLRAIFIAAGAAIIASFSWVFYIFGAFLIYTAWKLIQEARSDEDEDEFEENRLLKSVERKFGVADRYHGTKLFIRVNGKRVLTPLMVVMLAIGTTDVLFALDSIPAIFGLTQDPYIVFTANAFALMGLRQLYFLIGGLLKKLVHLSYGLSVILGFIGVKLVLHALHESGVHVPEISIPFSLTVICGVLIITTITSLIAARKLEKREAEAKAADSSEKDSVEA, from the coding sequence ATGGACGTTTCGTTGACCATGTGGCTGGTGACCATCCTTGGTCTCTCCGCCCTGATCGCGGTCGACTTCTTCATCGGGCGAAAGCCCCATGACGTGTCGATCAAGGAAGCGGGAATCTGGACGATCGTCTGGATCGTCCTGGCAGTGATCTTCGGTGTCGGACTGCTGATGGCCGGTGAGAGCCAGGCCTCGGGTGAGTTCTTCGCCGGCTACATCACGGAGAAGTCGCTCAGCGTCGACAACCTCTTCGTCTTCGTGCTGATCATGGCGAAGTTCGCGGTGCCGTCGCAGCTCCAGCAGCGCGTCCTGATGTTCGGTGTGCTCATCGCGCTGGTGCTGCGGGCCATCTTCATCGCCGCGGGTGCCGCGATCATCGCCAGCTTCTCCTGGGTCTTCTACATCTTCGGCGCGTTCCTGATCTACACCGCCTGGAAGCTCATCCAGGAGGCGCGGTCCGACGAGGACGAGGACGAGTTCGAGGAGAACAGGCTCCTCAAGTCCGTCGAGCGGAAGTTCGGCGTCGCCGACAGGTACCACGGCACCAAGCTCTTCATCCGCGTCAACGGCAAGCGGGTGCTGACGCCGCTGATGGTCGTCATGCTCGCCATCGGCACCACCGACGTGCTGTTCGCCCTGGACTCGATCCCCGCGATCTTCGGTCTGACCCAGGACCCGTACATCGTCTTCACCGCGAACGCCTTCGCGCTGATGGGTCTGCGGCAGCTGTACTTCCTCATCGGCGGACTGCTCAAGAAGCTGGTCCACCTCAGCTACGGCCTATCGGTGATCCTCGGCTTCATCGGCGTCAAACTGGTGCTGCACGCACTGCACGAATCCGGAGTCCATGTCCCCGAGATCTCCATCCCGTTCTCGCTGACGGTCATCTGCGGCGTTCTGATCATCACCACGATCACGAGCCTCATCGCCGCCAGAAAGCTGGAGAAGCGGGAGGCGGAGGCCAAGGCCGCGGACTCCTCCGAGAAGGACAGCGTCGAGGCCTGA
- a CDS encoding MBL fold metallo-hydrolase produces the protein MTYSGAVTVGGPADVHELAALMISKVAVGPMDNNSYLLRCRTTDEQLLIDAADEPETLLRLIGDDGITSVVTTHRHGDHWGALADVVGATGARTYAGRHDAAGIPVPTDVLLDDGDTIRVGHVELTARHLVGHTPGSIALVYDDPHGHPHVFTGDCLFPGGVGNTWKDPQAFASLIRDVETKLFDVLPDETWVYPGHGNDTTLGDERPHLSEWHRRGW, from the coding sequence ATGACTTACAGCGGAGCGGTGACGGTCGGCGGCCCGGCGGACGTCCACGAGCTGGCGGCCCTGATGATCTCCAAGGTCGCCGTCGGCCCCATGGACAACAACTCCTATCTGCTGCGCTGCCGGACCACCGACGAGCAGTTGCTGATCGACGCGGCCGACGAGCCCGAGACACTGCTCCGGCTGATCGGTGACGACGGGATCACGTCCGTCGTCACCACACACCGGCACGGCGACCACTGGGGCGCGCTGGCGGACGTGGTGGGCGCGACCGGCGCGCGCACGTACGCGGGCCGCCACGACGCCGCCGGCATCCCGGTGCCGACCGACGTGCTGCTCGACGACGGCGACACGATCAGGGTGGGCCACGTCGAGCTCACCGCCCGCCACCTGGTCGGCCACACGCCCGGCTCGATCGCGCTCGTCTACGACGACCCGCACGGCCACCCGCACGTGTTCACGGGCGACTGCCTCTTCCCCGGCGGCGTGGGCAACACGTGGAAGGACCCGCAGGCCTTCGCCTCGCTGATCCGCGATGTGGAGACGAAGCTCTTCGACGTGCTGCCGGACGAGACCTGGGTCTACCCCGGCCACGGCAACGACACCACGCTCGGCGACGAGCGGCCGCACCTCTCCGAGTGGCACCGGCGCGGCTGGTGA
- a CDS encoding maleylpyruvate isomerase family mycothiol-dependent enzyme encodes MIDPVADLDSVREATERLLNAAAALDNAAVAGSSRLPGWSRGHVLAHLARNADALVNVFEGRPMYANAETRETDIERDAPRPLPDQLDDVRESGERFLAAATADADWSRTLELRNGVRDAASRIPFRRLIEVELHHVDLGIGYELEDLPAGFTERETEFLAERFDGHKDVPPTTVADDCGRTWTTGGGAAGGPVTVRGAAADLLGWLAGRRDGSALEVTGGPLPVLPPL; translated from the coding sequence ATGATCGATCCCGTAGCCGACCTGGATTCCGTGCGTGAAGCGACCGAGCGACTGCTGAACGCAGCCGCCGCCCTGGACAACGCGGCGGTTGCCGGGTCGTCACGGCTCCCCGGCTGGAGCCGCGGCCACGTCCTCGCCCACCTCGCCCGCAATGCCGACGCCCTCGTGAACGTCTTCGAGGGCCGCCCCATGTACGCGAACGCGGAGACGCGCGAGACCGACATCGAGCGCGACGCGCCCCGCCCGCTCCCCGACCAGCTCGACGACGTGCGCGAGTCCGGGGAGCGCTTCCTGGCGGCGGCGACGGCGGACGCCGACTGGTCGCGGACCCTGGAGCTCCGCAACGGCGTGAGGGACGCCGCGTCCCGCATCCCCTTCCGGCGGCTGATCGAGGTCGAGCTGCACCACGTGGACCTCGGTATCGGCTACGAGCTGGAGGACCTGCCGGCCGGCTTCACCGAGCGCGAGACCGAGTTCCTCGCGGAACGGTTCGACGGGCACAAGGACGTGCCGCCCACGACCGTCGCCGACGACTGCGGACGGACCTGGACGACGGGCGGCGGGGCCGCGGGCGGACCGGTCACCGTCCGGGGCGCCGCCGCGGACCTGCTCGGCTGGCTCGCGGGCCGCCGTGACGGCTCGGCGCTCGAGGTCACCGGCGGCCCGCTGCCGGTGCTGCCGCCGCTGTGA
- the uvrA gene encoding excinuclease ABC subunit UvrA — MADRLIVRGAREHNLKNVSLDLPRDSLIVFTGLSGSGKSSLAFDTIFAEGQRRYVESLSSYARQFLGQMDKPDVDFIEGLSPAVSIDQKSTSRNPRSTVGTITEVYDYLRLLFARIGKPHCPECGRPITRQSPQAIVDKVLELPEGSRFQVLSPLVRERKGEFVDLFADLQSKGYSRARVDGRTIQLTEPPKLKKQEKHTIEVVVDRLTVKESAKRRLTDSVETALGLSGGMVVLDFVDLPEGDPERERMYSEHLYCPYDDLSFEELEPRSFSFNSPFGACPDCTGIGTRMEVDPDLIVPDEDRSLDDGAIHPWSHGHTKEYFGRLIGGLSDALGFRTDIPWAGLPQRARKALLYGHKTQVEVRYRNRYGRERAYTTPAFEGAVSFVKRRHSEAESDSSRERFEGYMREVPCPTCDGTRLKPIVLAVTVMDRSIAEVSAMSISECADFLGRLTLTARDKKIAERVLKEVNERLRFLVDVGLDYLSLNRAAGTLSGGEAQRIRLATQIGSGLVGVLYVLDEPSIGLHQRDNHRLIETLVRLRDMGNTLIVVEHDEDTIKVADWVVDIGPGAGEHGGKVVHSGPLRQLLANQDSMTGLYLSGKKSIATPEIRRPLDPARQLTVHGARENNLRDIDVSFPLGVLTAVTGVSGSGKSTLVNDILYTHLARELNGAKSVPGRHTRVDGDDLVDKVVHVDQSPIGRTPRSNPATYTGVFDHVRKLFAETMEAKVRGYLPGRFSFNVKGGRCENCSGDGTIKIEMNFLPDVYVPCEVCHGARYNRETLEVHYKGKSIAEVLDLPIEEALHFFEAVPTISRHLRTLTEVGLGYVRLGQPAPTLSGGEAQRVKLASELQKRSTGRTVYVLDEPTTGLHFEDISKLINVLSGLVDKGNTVIVIEHNLDVIKTADWVVDMGPEGGSGGGLVIAEGTPEQVAAVPASHTGKFLRDILGPERISDSVPPQSRKTAAKKASSRKPVSANSTAVKKSTVTANATPVTKKAAVSRTRARKA; from the coding sequence GTGGCCGACCGTCTCATCGTCCGTGGCGCTCGCGAGCACAACCTGAAGAACGTCTCGCTCGACCTCCCGCGTGACTCACTCATCGTCTTCACCGGGCTCTCGGGGTCGGGCAAGTCGTCGCTCGCGTTCGACACGATCTTCGCCGAGGGGCAGCGCCGCTACGTCGAGTCGCTGTCCTCCTACGCCCGGCAGTTCCTGGGTCAGATGGACAAGCCGGACGTGGACTTCATCGAGGGCCTCTCCCCGGCCGTCTCGATCGACCAGAAGTCCACGTCGCGCAACCCCCGCTCCACGGTTGGCACGATCACCGAGGTCTACGACTACCTCCGGCTGCTCTTCGCGCGCATCGGCAAGCCGCACTGCCCCGAGTGCGGCCGCCCCATCACGCGCCAGTCCCCGCAGGCCATCGTCGACAAGGTGCTGGAGTTGCCCGAGGGCAGCCGCTTCCAGGTGCTGTCGCCGCTGGTGCGGGAGCGCAAGGGCGAGTTCGTCGACCTCTTCGCCGACCTGCAGTCCAAGGGGTACTCGCGGGCGCGGGTCGACGGGCGGACGATCCAGCTCACCGAGCCGCCGAAGCTCAAGAAGCAGGAGAAGCACACGATCGAGGTGGTCGTCGACCGCCTGACCGTCAAGGAGAGCGCCAAGCGCCGTCTCACGGACTCCGTGGAGACCGCGCTGGGACTGTCCGGCGGCATGGTCGTGCTGGACTTCGTCGACCTTCCCGAGGGCGACCCCGAGCGCGAGCGGATGTACTCGGAGCACCTCTACTGCCCGTACGACGACCTCTCGTTCGAGGAGCTCGAGCCCCGTTCGTTCTCCTTCAACTCGCCGTTCGGTGCCTGTCCCGACTGCACCGGCATCGGCACCCGGATGGAGGTCGACCCCGACCTGATCGTCCCGGACGAGGACCGCTCCCTGGACGACGGCGCGATCCACCCCTGGTCGCACGGTCATACCAAGGAGTACTTCGGGCGCCTGATCGGCGGGCTCTCCGACGCCCTCGGCTTCCGCACGGACATCCCATGGGCCGGGCTGCCGCAGCGCGCCAGGAAGGCCCTGCTGTACGGCCACAAGACCCAGGTCGAGGTCCGCTACCGGAACCGGTACGGGCGGGAACGCGCGTACACCACCCCGGCGTTCGAGGGCGCGGTGTCCTTCGTCAAGCGGCGCCACAGCGAGGCGGAGAGCGACTCCAGCCGGGAGCGCTTCGAGGGCTATATGCGCGAGGTGCCCTGCCCCACCTGCGACGGCACCCGGCTGAAGCCGATCGTCCTGGCCGTGACGGTCATGGACAGGTCGATCGCCGAGGTCTCGGCCATGTCGATCAGCGAGTGCGCCGACTTCCTGGGCAGGCTGACGCTCACCGCGCGCGACAAGAAGATCGCCGAGCGGGTGCTCAAGGAGGTCAACGAGCGGCTGAGGTTCCTGGTCGACGTCGGCCTGGACTACCTCTCCCTCAACCGGGCCGCGGGCACGCTGTCCGGCGGCGAGGCCCAGCGCATCCGCCTCGCCACCCAGATCGGCTCCGGCCTCGTGGGCGTGCTGTACGTCCTGGACGAGCCGTCGATCGGACTGCACCAGCGCGACAACCACCGGCTCATCGAGACCCTGGTGCGGCTGCGCGACATGGGCAACACCCTGATCGTCGTCGAGCACGACGAGGACACGATCAAGGTCGCCGACTGGGTCGTGGACATCGGCCCGGGAGCCGGCGAGCACGGCGGCAAGGTGGTCCACTCCGGACCGTTGAGGCAACTGCTGGCCAACCAGGACTCGATGACCGGGCTCTATCTGTCCGGGAAGAAGTCCATCGCGACGCCGGAGATCCGGCGGCCGCTGGACCCGGCGCGGCAGCTCACCGTGCACGGCGCCAGGGAGAACAACCTCCGGGACATCGACGTCTCGTTCCCGCTCGGTGTGCTCACGGCCGTCACCGGTGTCTCCGGCTCCGGGAAGTCCACGCTGGTCAACGACATCCTGTACACGCATCTGGCGCGCGAGCTGAACGGCGCCAAGTCGGTGCCGGGCCGGCACACCCGCGTGGACGGCGACGACCTCGTCGACAAGGTCGTCCACGTCGACCAGTCGCCCATCGGCCGTACACCCCGGTCCAACCCGGCGACGTACACCGGCGTCTTCGACCATGTGCGCAAGCTCTTCGCGGAGACGATGGAAGCGAAGGTGCGCGGCTATCTGCCGGGCCGCTTCTCCTTCAACGTCAAGGGCGGGCGCTGTGAGAACTGCTCCGGCGACGGCACGATCAAGATCGAGATGAACTTCCTGCCGGACGTGTACGTCCCGTGCGAGGTCTGCCACGGTGCGCGCTACAACCGGGAGACCCTGGAGGTCCACTACAAGGGCAAGTCCATCGCCGAGGTGCTGGACCTGCCGATCGAGGAGGCGCTGCACTTCTTCGAGGCCGTGCCGACCATCTCCCGTCACCTCAGGACGCTGACGGAGGTGGGCCTCGGGTACGTCAGGCTGGGTCAGCCGGCGCCGACGCTCTCCGGTGGCGAGGCGCAGCGGGTGAAGCTGGCGAGCGAGCTGCAGAAGCGGTCGACCGGCCGGACGGTCTACGTGCTGGACGAGCCGACCACGGGTCTGCACTTCGAGGACATCTCCAAGCTGATCAACGTACTGTCCGGACTGGTCGACAAGGGCAACACGGTGATCGTGATCGAGCACAACCTCGATGTGATCAAGACGGCCGACTGGGTCGTCGACATGGGCCCGGAGGGCGGCAGCGGCGGTGGCCTCGTCATCGCCGAGGGCACGCCCGAACAGGTCGCCGCGGTCCCGGCGAGCCACACCGGCAAGTTCCTGCGGGACATCCTGGGCCCTGAGCGCATCAGCGACTCGGTGCCACCGCAGTCCCGGAAGACGGCGGCGAAGAAGGCCTCGTCCCGGAAGCCGGTCTCGGCCAACTCCACCGCCGTGAAGAAGAGCACGGTCACGGCCAACGCGACCCCGGTGACGAAGAAGGCGGCAGTGTCGCGGACCCGCGCCCGCAAGGCCTGA